The proteins below come from a single Cupriavidus pauculus genomic window:
- a CDS encoding RidA family protein, translating to MNAFTPLPPAFIDFINPPELYDPRPNGYTHVVVTHTPARIVQVAGQGGEDTDGTLSPDFATQVDRALRNLRHALQAADADIADVTKITVLIVDHSMARLQIFSAAWQALLGDWPAPACTLIPVPRLALDGMLFEIEATAVLPV from the coding sequence ATGAACGCATTCACGCCGCTGCCCCCGGCCTTCATCGACTTTATCAATCCGCCCGAGCTGTACGATCCGCGCCCCAATGGCTACACGCACGTCGTGGTCACCCACACGCCCGCCCGCATCGTGCAGGTGGCGGGCCAGGGTGGCGAGGATACCGATGGCACCCTGTCGCCGGACTTCGCCACGCAGGTCGATCGGGCCCTCCGCAACCTGCGCCACGCGCTGCAAGCCGCGGACGCCGATATCGCCGACGTGACCAAGATCACGGTGCTGATCGTCGACCATTCGATGGCGCGCCTGCAGATCTTCAGCGCCGCCTGGCAGGCGCTGCTCGGGGACTGGCCGGCGCCCGCCTGCACGCTGATACCGGTGCCGCGACTGGCACTCGACGGCATGCTTTTCGAGATCGAAGCCACCGCCGTGCTGCCAGTTTGA
- a CDS encoding Nit6803 family nitrilase — MSRQRIVRAAAVQISPDLENGENTLAKVCEAIDRAALEGVQLIVFPETFVPYYPYFSFVRPPVQSGADHMRLYEQAVVVPGPVTHAMAERARRHGMVIVLGVNERDHGSLYNTQLMFDTDGRLVLKRRKITPTFHERMIWGQGDAAGLKVAETAIGRVGALACWEHYNPLARYALMTQHEEIHCSQFPGSLVGPIFAEQIEVTIRHHALESGCFVVNATGWLTDAQIASVTTDPALQKALRGGCNTAIISPEGQHLAAPLKEGEGMVIADLDMSLITKRKRMMDSVGHYARPELLSLAINDRPATTASPMSAAFSNFHGSAQHEYQRDDACLEPAVDD, encoded by the coding sequence ATGTCACGACAACGCATAGTGCGCGCGGCCGCGGTGCAGATCTCGCCCGATCTCGAGAATGGCGAGAACACGCTGGCGAAGGTCTGCGAGGCCATCGACCGCGCGGCGCTCGAGGGGGTGCAGCTGATCGTCTTTCCGGAGACGTTCGTGCCGTACTACCCGTATTTCTCGTTCGTCCGCCCGCCGGTGCAGTCCGGCGCGGACCACATGCGGCTGTACGAGCAGGCCGTGGTGGTGCCCGGTCCCGTGACCCATGCCATGGCCGAGCGCGCGCGCCGGCATGGCATGGTGATCGTGCTCGGCGTCAACGAGCGCGATCACGGCAGTCTGTACAACACGCAGTTGATGTTCGACACCGACGGCCGTCTGGTGCTCAAGCGCCGCAAGATCACGCCGACGTTCCACGAACGCATGATCTGGGGCCAGGGCGATGCCGCGGGACTCAAGGTCGCGGAGACCGCGATCGGCCGCGTCGGCGCGCTCGCGTGCTGGGAGCACTACAACCCGCTCGCCCGCTACGCGCTGATGACGCAGCACGAAGAGATTCATTGCAGCCAGTTCCCGGGCTCGCTGGTCGGCCCGATCTTCGCGGAACAGATCGAGGTGACCATCCGCCATCACGCGCTGGAGTCGGGTTGCTTCGTCGTGAACGCGACGGGCTGGCTCACCGATGCGCAGATCGCCTCGGTGACCACGGACCCCGCGCTGCAGAAGGCGCTGCGCGGCGGCTGCAACACCGCGATCATCTCGCCCGAGGGGCAGCATCTTGCCGCGCCGCTCAAGGAAGGCGAGGGCATGGTGATCGCCGACCTCGACATGTCGCTGATCACCAAGCGCAAGCGAATGATGGATTCGGTCGGGCACTACGCGCGGCCGGAACTGCTGAGCCTTGCGATCAACGACCGGCCCGCCACCACGGCTTCACCGATGTCCGCCGCATTCTCCAACTTCCACGGGAGCGCCCAACATGAGTATCAGCGAGATGACGCCTGCCTCGAGCCGGCAGTTGATGACTGA
- a CDS encoding sll0787 family AIR synthase-like protein, translating into MNVPEIVSTLRASRGFGHKADIAGMLSSLGRALPGGVTDLDQAVAVGDDCAAIDDGAGGYLLFAIEGMVSDFIRTMPWFAGYSAVMVNISDVYAMGGRPLAVVDAIWSETIDGAKDVLAGMAAASAAYGVPIVGGHSNARSNQGQLAVAILGRAQRLLSSFAARPGDRLLMTVDLRGAFQEPYPYWNASTTAPAERLRDDLELLPEIAEAGLCAAAKDISMAGTLGTALMLLECSRVGADIDLSRIPRPDAVDMARWLAAFPSYGFLLAVSPSHVEAVTARFRARGLACEDIGTIDDGTRVTVHDAGDDRSLLWDFADDAFIVPPAAS; encoded by the coding sequence ATGAACGTGCCCGAGATCGTGTCCACGCTGCGCGCGAGCCGCGGATTCGGCCACAAGGCCGATATCGCGGGCATGCTCTCGTCGCTCGGCCGCGCACTGCCCGGTGGCGTGACGGATCTCGATCAGGCCGTTGCGGTCGGTGACGATTGCGCGGCCATCGACGACGGTGCCGGCGGCTACCTGCTGTTCGCGATCGAAGGCATGGTCAGCGATTTCATTCGCACGATGCCATGGTTCGCGGGCTACAGCGCGGTCATGGTCAATATCAGCGATGTCTATGCGATGGGCGGGCGTCCGCTCGCCGTCGTCGATGCGATCTGGAGCGAAACCATCGACGGCGCGAAGGATGTACTGGCCGGCATGGCGGCGGCGTCGGCCGCGTATGGCGTGCCGATCGTCGGCGGCCACAGCAATGCGCGCAGCAATCAGGGCCAGCTCGCCGTGGCCATCCTCGGCCGCGCGCAGCGGCTGCTGTCCAGCTTTGCCGCGCGCCCGGGCGACCGGCTGCTGATGACGGTGGACCTGCGCGGCGCGTTCCAGGAGCCGTACCCGTACTGGAATGCGTCCACGACCGCGCCGGCCGAGCGCCTGCGCGACGATCTGGAGCTATTGCCCGAGATCGCCGAGGCGGGTCTGTGCGCGGCGGCCAAGGACATCAGCATGGCCGGCACGCTCGGCACCGCGCTGATGCTGCTCGAATGTTCGCGCGTGGGCGCGGACATCGATCTGTCGCGCATCCCGCGGCCGGACGCCGTGGACATGGCGCGCTGGCTGGCCGCCTTCCCGAGCTACGGCTTTCTGCTGGCCGTCTCGCCTTCGCATGTCGAGGCCGTGACGGCACGCTTCCGCGCGCGCGGACTGGCCTGCGAGGACATCGGGACCATCGACGACGGCACGCGCGTGACCGTGCACGACGCGGGCGACGATCGCTCGCTGCTATGGGATTTTGCCGACGACGCATTCATCGTGCCGCCGGCCGCTTCCTGA
- the soxR gene encoding redox-sensitive transcriptional activator SoxR, whose product MAPKPKTQTAERKLRARDPLTVGEVATRSGIAVSALHFYESKGLIASTRSAGNQRRYARGILRRLAVIRVAQRMGVPLAVIAQALDQLPKDKAPTVADWRRLSAAWRDDLDARIRTLTMLRDQLDGCIGCGCLSLRACPLRNPQDIMAAEGPGAHVGAGQ is encoded by the coding sequence ATGGCGCCAAAGCCGAAAACCCAGACTGCCGAGCGCAAGCTTCGCGCGCGCGACCCGCTGACCGTGGGCGAGGTCGCCACGCGCAGCGGCATTGCCGTGTCCGCGCTGCATTTCTACGAATCGAAGGGGTTGATCGCCAGCACGCGCAGTGCCGGAAATCAGCGCCGGTATGCGCGCGGGATACTGCGCCGGCTGGCCGTGATTCGTGTCGCCCAGCGCATGGGCGTCCCGCTGGCCGTCATCGCGCAGGCGCTCGACCAGTTGCCCAAGGACAAGGCGCCGACGGTGGCGGACTGGCGGCGGCTGTCGGCCGCGTGGCGGGACGACCTCGATGCGCGAATCCGGACGCTGACCATGCTGCGCGATCAACTGGACGGATGCATCGGCTGCGGATGCCTGTCGCTGCGCGCGTGTCCGCTGCGGAATCCGCAGGACATCATGGCCGCGGAGGGGCCCGGAGCGCATGTGGGGGCGGGGCAGTGA
- a CDS encoding MSMEG_0568 family radical SAM protein produces the protein MSISEMTPASSRQLMTELQSSGLRLVDPSAGASSRRGGAGPSDHKAVTIDGVTIMVPVHTSTAWNSPYLAAAPDADGKTALMRGTIPIANISFPKAPRFSRLQTLDGVPYSHIATLHGADVLATTVLQTCIRYESRRKTCKFCAIGQSLAAGRTIARKTPQQLAEVARAAVLLDGVKHMVLTTGTPPTPDRGAAILCESAFAIKAAVDLPIQAQCEPPDDDVWFDRMKAAGVDTLGMHLEVVTPAVRERIMPGKAAVPISRYMEAFRAAVKVFGRGQVSTYILAGLGDTAEAILDISRELVEIGVYPFVVPFVPISGTPLEDHPAPTPEFMRSILEPLGAMVRGGGMRAADIKAGCGKCGACSSLSSYEEMAA, from the coding sequence ATGAGTATCAGCGAGATGACGCCTGCCTCGAGCCGGCAGTTGATGACTGAACTGCAGTCGTCGGGACTGCGCCTCGTGGACCCGAGTGCCGGTGCATCGAGCCGGCGCGGCGGGGCGGGGCCGTCCGACCACAAGGCGGTGACGATCGACGGCGTGACCATCATGGTGCCCGTGCATACGAGCACCGCATGGAACTCGCCGTATCTTGCCGCGGCGCCCGATGCCGACGGCAAGACCGCGCTGATGCGCGGCACGATTCCCATCGCCAATATCAGTTTTCCGAAGGCGCCGCGATTCTCGCGCCTGCAGACGCTCGATGGCGTGCCGTACTCGCATATCGCGACGCTACACGGCGCCGACGTGCTGGCGACCACGGTGCTGCAGACCTGCATCCGCTACGAAAGCCGCCGCAAGACTTGCAAGTTCTGCGCGATCGGCCAGTCGCTGGCCGCGGGCCGGACCATCGCGCGCAAGACGCCGCAGCAACTGGCCGAAGTGGCGCGCGCCGCGGTGCTGCTCGATGGCGTCAAGCATATGGTGCTGACCACGGGCACGCCGCCCACGCCCGATCGCGGCGCCGCGATCCTCTGCGAGAGCGCATTCGCGATCAAGGCGGCCGTGGATCTGCCGATCCAGGCCCAGTGCGAGCCGCCCGACGACGACGTGTGGTTCGACCGCATGAAGGCGGCCGGCGTCGATACGCTCGGCATGCATCTGGAGGTGGTCACGCCCGCTGTACGCGAACGCATCATGCCCGGCAAGGCCGCGGTGCCCATCAGCCGCTATATGGAGGCGTTTCGCGCGGCGGTGAAGGTGTTCGGCCGCGGTCAGGTCAGCACATACATCCTCGCCGGTCTCGGCGACACGGCCGAGGCAATTCTCGATATCTCGCGCGAACTGGTCGAGATCGGCGTGTACCCGTTCGTGGTGCCGTTCGTGCCCATCAGCGGCACGCCGCTGGAAGATCATCCGGCACCGACGCCCGAGTTCATGCGATCGATTCTGGAGCCGCTCGGCGCGATGGTGCGCGGTGGCGGCATGCGCGCGGCCGATATCAAGGCCGGTTGTGGCAAGTGCGGCGCCTGCTCGTCGCTTTCGTCGTACGAGGAGATGGCAGCATGA
- a CDS encoding MSMEG_0570 family nitrogen starvation response protein has protein sequence MPVTYFRIAWPDQTEATCYSPSTVVESHFEAGAEYPLDDFLARARAALGAASERVRQRYGYACSSAMDQLAQIEATAERYATQPDARVRFLGFGR, from the coding sequence ATGCCAGTGACCTATTTCCGTATTGCGTGGCCCGACCAGACCGAGGCCACGTGCTATTCGCCCTCGACCGTCGTCGAGTCGCATTTCGAAGCCGGTGCCGAGTACCCGCTCGACGATTTCCTGGCGCGCGCGCGTGCCGCGCTGGGCGCCGCCTCCGAGCGCGTGCGCCAGCGCTATGGCTATGCATGTTCGTCGGCCATGGACCAGCTTGCGCAGATCGAGGCGACCGCCGAACGGTATGCCACGCAGCCCGATGCAAGGGTTCGATTCCTTGGCTTCGGCCGCTAA
- a CDS encoding MSMEG_0569 family flavin-dependent oxidoreductase produces the protein MGGRDMSATNPSQDSDHYSVIIVGGGQAGLSMSYCLQRAGIDHLVIEAKTVTHTWREQRWDAFCLVTPNWQCTLPGHPYSGNDPHGFMKRDEIVEYLDGFVRMVNAPVREHTAVQRVTRREGGGFHVSTSGGDFTADQVVVASGGYHTPIVPRMAERLPSSIKQIQSADYRNPQALPEGAVMVVGSGQSGAQIAEDLHLAGRKVYLAVGQAPRCARFYRGRDVVDWLADMQYYDMAVEEHPLREGVRDNTNHYVTGRDGGRDIDLRRFASEGMELFGALEDYQYGMLRFAPNLRENLDDADATYNRINASIDKHIARHDIEAPPASVYEPVWTPAEERTALDLSRANIGAIVWCIGFRPDFGWLDAPVFNGKGYPGHKRGVTPVPGLYFLGLPWLHTWGSGRFSGIARDAEYLAARIREQAGEEALAA, from the coding sequence ATGGGAGGACGAGACATGTCCGCAACGAATCCGAGTCAGGATAGCGATCACTACAGCGTCATCATCGTCGGCGGCGGGCAAGCCGGTCTGTCGATGAGCTACTGCCTGCAACGCGCCGGCATCGACCATCTGGTCATCGAGGCCAAGACCGTCACGCATACGTGGCGCGAGCAGCGCTGGGATGCGTTCTGCCTCGTCACGCCGAACTGGCAGTGCACGCTGCCCGGTCATCCGTACTCGGGGAACGATCCGCACGGCTTCATGAAGCGCGACGAGATCGTCGAGTACCTGGACGGCTTCGTGCGGATGGTGAACGCGCCCGTGCGCGAACATACGGCCGTGCAGCGCGTGACACGCCGCGAGGGCGGCGGATTCCATGTGAGCACGAGCGGTGGCGACTTCACGGCCGACCAGGTCGTGGTGGCATCGGGCGGCTACCACACGCCCATCGTGCCGCGCATGGCCGAGCGGCTGCCGTCGAGCATCAAGCAGATCCAGTCGGCCGACTACCGCAACCCGCAGGCGCTGCCGGAAGGCGCGGTGATGGTGGTGGGCTCGGGACAGTCCGGCGCGCAGATCGCGGAAGACCTGCATCTGGCGGGGCGCAAGGTCTATCTCGCCGTCGGCCAGGCACCGCGCTGCGCGCGCTTTTATCGTGGGCGCGATGTGGTGGACTGGCTCGCGGACATGCAGTACTACGACATGGCCGTTGAGGAACATCCGCTGCGCGAAGGCGTGCGCGACAACACCAACCATTATGTGACCGGTCGCGACGGCGGCCGCGATATCGACCTGCGCCGGTTCGCGAGCGAGGGCATGGAGCTGTTCGGCGCGCTCGAAGACTACCAGTACGGGATGCTGCGGTTCGCGCCGAACCTGCGCGAGAACCTCGACGACGCTGATGCCACTTACAACCGCATCAATGCCAGCATCGACAAGCATATCGCCCGGCACGATATCGAGGCGCCGCCCGCGTCGGTGTACGAGCCGGTATGGACGCCGGCCGAGGAGCGCACGGCGCTGGACCTGTCGCGCGCGAATATCGGCGCGATCGTCTGGTGCATCGGCTTCCGCCCGGACTTCGGCTGGCTCGACGCGCCGGTATTCAACGGCAAGGGGTACCCGGGCCACAAACGCGGCGTGACGCCCGTGCCGGGCCTGTACTTCCTGGGCCTGCCGTGGCTTCACACCTGGGGCTCCGGCCGCTTCTCGGGTATCGCCCGCGACGCCGAATACCTCGCGGCCCGCATTCGCGAGCAGGCGGGCGAGGAAGCGCTCGCCGCGTGA
- a CDS encoding PLP-dependent aminotransferase family protein — translation MSSLANHWLKRLAESEKPAYLMIPDMIEEDLASGRLRARDRLPALRDLADALRLNYTTVARGYAEARKRGLIDAKAGSGTFVRGRAPALPLQAGTGAEMSMNMPPEPASMTVRLREAAARILGDADPYTLLRYQDFGGTPADRSIATAWLRQRLPDCRPDTVLICPGIHSALVALVSQLARPGQTICLDTLAYPGIKAIAAQLGVQLQALPSDEEGPLGPAFEALCRTQLPSAFYINPTLQNPSTRTMPQGRREILADIALRYNVPIIEDDAYGMLPREAPDPMARLAPELTYYVTGMSKTFGAGLRIAFLSAPTPRQAQRLAGTLRATTVMASPFNTLLTTSWIQDGTASDMIAAIRAESVARQAVARDVLTAGAGHAYDADPEGFHLWLPIPAASGWRPSELALHLRSRGIGVVSSAAFSTDGNPPDAVRICLGGPNDLEEMEECLQIVVDTLDDPHHLHTAML, via the coding sequence GTGTCGAGTCTTGCCAATCACTGGCTCAAGCGTCTGGCGGAGAGCGAAAAGCCCGCCTATCTGATGATCCCGGACATGATCGAAGAGGATCTGGCCAGCGGTCGTCTGCGCGCGCGGGACCGGCTGCCCGCGCTGCGTGACCTGGCCGACGCGCTGCGGCTCAACTACACGACGGTGGCGCGCGGGTATGCCGAAGCGCGCAAGCGCGGGCTGATCGATGCCAAGGCCGGCAGCGGTACCTTCGTGCGCGGACGCGCGCCCGCGCTGCCGTTGCAGGCCGGCACGGGCGCGGAGATGAGCATGAACATGCCGCCCGAGCCGGCCAGCATGACCGTGCGCCTGCGCGAGGCGGCGGCGCGCATTCTCGGCGACGCCGATCCGTATACATTGCTCCGTTATCAGGACTTTGGCGGCACGCCCGCCGATCGGTCGATCGCGACGGCATGGCTGCGGCAGCGGCTGCCCGACTGCCGGCCGGACACGGTGCTGATCTGCCCGGGCATCCACAGCGCGCTGGTGGCGCTGGTTTCGCAACTCGCGCGTCCGGGACAGACCATCTGCCTCGATACGCTGGCCTATCCGGGCATCAAGGCCATTGCCGCGCAACTGGGCGTGCAGTTGCAGGCGCTGCCCTCGGACGAGGAAGGCCCGCTCGGCCCCGCATTCGAGGCACTGTGCCGCACGCAGCTGCCCAGCGCGTTCTATATCAATCCGACGCTGCAGAACCCGAGCACGCGCACGATGCCGCAGGGGCGGCGCGAGATCCTCGCCGATATCGCGCTGCGCTACAACGTGCCGATCATCGAGGACGATGCCTACGGCATGCTGCCGCGCGAGGCGCCGGACCCGATGGCGCGGCTCGCGCCCGAACTCACGTACTACGTCACGGGGATGTCGAAGACGTTCGGCGCGGGGCTGCGTATCGCGTTCCTGTCGGCGCCCACGCCGCGGCAGGCACAGCGGCTCGCGGGCACGCTGCGCGCGACGACGGTCATGGCCAGCCCGTTCAATACGCTGCTGACCACCTCATGGATTCAGGACGGAACGGCTTCGGACATGATCGCGGCGATTCGCGCGGAAAGCGTCGCGCGCCAGGCCGTGGCGCGCGATGTCCTGACGGCCGGGGCCGGGCATGCCTACGATGCGGACCCCGAAGGCTTCCACCTGTGGCTGCCGATTCCGGCGGCATCGGGCTGGCGCCCGTCGGAACTCGCCCTGCACCTGCGCTCGCGCGGCATCGGCGTGGTGTCGAGCGCGGCATTCTCCACGGACGGCAATCCGCCCGATGCGGTGCGTATCTGCCTCGGCGGTCCGAACGATCTCGAGGAAATGGAGGAGTGTCTGCAGATCGTCGTCGATACGCTCGACGATCCGCATCATCTCCATACGGCGATGCTGTAA
- the serA gene encoding phosphoglycerate dehydrogenase, producing the protein MTSALLLENIHASAQQALAQAQLTVATQPKALAGDALHDALQRHELLGIRSATHLTADTFAHARHLLSVGCFCIGTSQVDLPAAAHAGIPVFNAPFSNTRSVAELVIGQTIMLMRRIPEKSRAAHRGEWQKSAKGSFEIRGKTLAVIGYGNIGAQVGILAEAMGMRVVFYDIRPRLSLGSAVPAPSLADALAQADVVTLHVPATPQTKLLIDRAAIAGMRRGSILINASRGSVVDIEALAAALDEGHIGGAAIDVFPEEPRSNADAFVSPLQDKPNVILTPHVGGSTEEAQENIGVEVATKLIGFLQTGATVGAVNLPQIQPAPLQAPARILNIHYNRPGALSHFNQAVADIGANIVAQQLQTEGDIGYAITDINIVPPTGWVKSLMEDPTVIRTRTIVA; encoded by the coding sequence ATGACCAGCGCCCTGCTTCTCGAAAACATCCATGCCAGCGCGCAACAAGCGCTGGCACAAGCCCAGCTCACCGTTGCCACCCAGCCCAAGGCGCTGGCCGGCGACGCGCTCCATGACGCCCTGCAGCGGCACGAGCTGCTGGGCATCCGCTCGGCGACGCACCTGACCGCCGATACGTTCGCCCATGCGCGCCATCTGCTGTCGGTCGGCTGTTTCTGCATCGGCACGTCGCAGGTCGATCTGCCGGCCGCCGCGCATGCGGGCATCCCCGTGTTCAACGCGCCGTTCTCGAACACGCGCTCGGTGGCGGAACTCGTGATCGGACAGACCATCATGCTGATGCGCCGGATTCCCGAGAAGAGTCGTGCCGCCCACCGTGGCGAATGGCAGAAGAGCGCCAAGGGCTCGTTCGAGATCCGCGGCAAGACGCTCGCGGTGATCGGTTACGGCAATATCGGCGCCCAGGTGGGCATTCTGGCGGAAGCCATGGGTATGCGCGTCGTGTTCTACGACATCCGTCCGCGTTTGTCGCTGGGCTCGGCCGTGCCCGCGCCGTCGCTGGCCGACGCGCTCGCGCAGGCGGACGTCGTGACGCTGCACGTCCCGGCCACGCCGCAGACGAAGCTGCTGATCGACCGCGCGGCCATCGCGGGCATGCGCCGCGGCAGCATCCTGATCAATGCGTCGCGCGGTTCGGTGGTCGATATCGAGGCGCTGGCCGCCGCGCTGGACGAAGGCCATATCGGCGGCGCGGCCATCGACGTGTTTCCGGAAGAGCCGCGCAGCAATGCCGATGCGTTCGTGTCGCCGCTGCAGGACAAGCCGAACGTCATCCTGACGCCGCACGTCGGCGGCAGCACGGAAGAGGCGCAGGAGAATATCGGCGTGGAGGTGGCGACCAAGCTCATCGGTTTCCTGCAGACGGGTGCCACGGTCGGCGCGGTGAACCTGCCGCAGATCCAGCCCGCGCCGTTGCAGGCGCCGGCGCGCATCCTGAACATCCATTACAACCGCCCGGGCGCGCTATCGCACTTCAACCAGGCGGTGGCCGATATCGGCGCCAATATCGTCGCGCAGCAGTTGCAGACCGAAGGCGATATCGGCTATGCGATCACCGATATCAATATCGTGCCGCCGACGGGATGGGTAAAGTCGCTGATGGAGGATCCCACGGTCATCCGCACGCGGACGATCGTGGCCTGA
- a CDS encoding MSMEG_0567/Sll0786 family nitrogen starvation N-acetyltransferase, which produces MMEDLCVEVPVAAVETVFRIRWATSAWEADEAMRLRRAVFCAEQGIFDSDDRDDIDEMAQLLVAVKCETGKDDVVVGTVRIHESEPGVWWGSRLAVDAAHRNHGKIGATLIRLAVSSAHALGCRRFLAHVQSQNEPLFRRLHWQSLGEETLLGRPHHRMEADLGHYPPCTTPHVGFTAPGRSAA; this is translated from the coding sequence ATGATGGAAGATCTTTGCGTGGAGGTTCCGGTCGCCGCGGTGGAAACCGTCTTCCGCATCCGCTGGGCCACGTCGGCGTGGGAGGCGGACGAGGCGATGCGCCTGCGCCGCGCGGTGTTCTGCGCGGAGCAGGGCATCTTCGACAGCGACGATCGCGACGACATCGACGAGATGGCGCAACTGCTGGTCGCGGTGAAGTGCGAGACGGGCAAGGATGACGTGGTGGTGGGCACCGTGCGCATCCACGAAAGCGAACCGGGCGTCTGGTGGGGCTCGCGCCTTGCCGTGGATGCCGCGCACCGCAATCACGGCAAGATCGGCGCGACACTGATCCGGCTTGCCGTCAGCAGTGCCCATGCGCTGGGCTGCCGCCGCTTCCTCGCCCACGTGCAGAGCCAGAACGAACCGCTGTTCCGCCGCCTGCACTGGCAATCGCTCGGGGAAGAGACGCTGCTCGGCCGCCCGCATCATCGGATGGAAGCCGACCTCGGCCATTATCCGCCGTGTACCACGCCGCATGTCGGCTTTACCGCGCCGGGGCGGAGCGCGGCATGA
- a CDS encoding MSMEG_0572/Sll0783 family nitrogen starvation response protein, whose protein sequence is MPAVSAPLHKKGDYFVDYEEKVFEDVKAEPGQKALVTFHTVAFEGSIGFVNMLQATRLQRKGFETSILLYGPGVTLGVQRGFPTLGDEAFPGHLNFNNQLTKFMAEGGKVYACRFALQALYGHGEPSLIEGIRAINPLDVLDLKLLHVRDNAVIIDTWTV, encoded by the coding sequence ATGCCCGCAGTCAGCGCCCCGCTTCACAAGAAAGGCGACTACTTTGTCGATTACGAAGAGAAGGTCTTCGAGGACGTGAAGGCAGAGCCGGGCCAGAAGGCGCTCGTCACGTTCCACACGGTCGCGTTCGAAGGCTCGATCGGCTTCGTGAACATGCTTCAGGCCACGCGCCTGCAGCGCAAGGGTTTCGAGACCTCCATCCTGCTGTATGGCCCGGGCGTCACGCTCGGCGTGCAGCGCGGCTTTCCGACGCTCGGCGACGAAGCGTTTCCGGGCCATCTGAACTTCAACAACCAACTGACCAAGTTCATGGCCGAGGGCGGCAAGGTGTACGCGTGCCGCTTTGCACTGCAGGCGCTGTATGGCCACGGCGAACCGTCGCTGATCGAAGGCATCCGTGCGATCAATCCGCTCGACGTGCTGGACCTGAAGCTGCTGCACGTGCGCGACAACGCCGTGATCATCGACACCTGGACCGTTTGA